Proteins found in one Neomonachus schauinslandi chromosome 1, ASM220157v2, whole genome shotgun sequence genomic segment:
- the ISYNA1 gene encoding inositol-3-phosphate synthase 1 isoform X1, whose translation MEATADFVVESPDVVYGPDAIEAQYEYRTTCVSREGSVLKVYPTSTRFTFRTARQVPRLGVMLVGWGGNNGSTLTAAVLANRLRLSWPTRTGRKEANYYGSLTQAGTVSLGLDVDGQEVFVPFSALLPMVAPDDLVFDGWDISSLNLAEAMRRAQVLDWGLQEQLWPHLEALRPRPSVYIPEFIAANQSARADNLILGTRAQQLEQIRRDIRDFRSSAGLDKVIVLWTANTERFCEVVPGLNDTAENLLRTIQLGLEVSPSTLFAVASILEGCAFLNGSPQNTLVPGALELARQRRVFVGGDDFKSGQTKVKSVLVDFLIGSGLKAMSIVSYNHLGNNDGQNLSAPPQFRSKEVSKSSVVDDMVQSNPVLYAPGQEPDHCVVIKYVPYVGDSKRALDEYTSELMLGGTNTLVLHNTCEDSLLAAPIMLDLVLLTELCQRVSFCTDADPEPQGFHSVLSLLSFLFKAPLVPPGSPVVNALFRQRSCIENILRACVGLPPQNHMLLEHKMERPGLKRGGPVVATCPLPCKKGPAPTAPNGCTGDANGHSQADAPQMPTT comes from the exons ATGGAGGCCACAGCCGATTTCGTGGTCGAGAGCCCCGACGTGGTCTACGGCCCCGACGCCATCGAGGCTCAGTACGAGTACCGGACAACGTGCGTCAGCCGCGAGGGCAGTGTCCTCAAG GTATACCCCACGTCCACGCGCTTCACCTTTCGGACCGCCCGGCAGGTGCCCCGGCTTGGGGTCATGCTCGTCGGCTGGGGCGGGAACAACGGCTCCACGCTCACCGCTGCCGTGCTGGCCAACCGACTGCGCCTGTCCTGGCCCACGCGCACCGGCCGCAAG GAGGCCAACTACTACGGCTCACTGACGCAGGCGGGCACCGTTAGCCTGGGCTTGGACGTCGACGGCCAGGAGGTGTTCGTGCCCTTCAGCGCCCTGCTGCCCATGGTGGCACCCGACGACCTCGTGTTCGACG gctggGACATATCGTCGCTGAACCTGGCTGAGGCGATGCGGCGCGCGCAGGTACTGGATTGGGGGCTGCAGGAGCAACTGTGGCCGCACTTGGAGGCCCTGCGCCCGCGGCCCTCTGTCTACATCCCCGAGTTCATCGCAGCTAACCAGAGCGCGCGTGCTGACAACCTCATACTGGGCACACGCGCACAGCAG CTGGAGCAGATCCGCAGGGACATCCGCGACTTCCGGTCCAGTGCTGGGCTAGACAAAGTCATCGTGCTGTGGACAGCGAACACGGAGCGCTTCTGCGAAGTGGTCCCAGGCCTCAATGACACCGCCGAGAACCTGCTGCGGACCATCCAG CTGGGCCTGGAGGTGTCGCCCTCCACTCTCTTCGCCGTGGCCAGCATCTTGGAGGGCTGCGCCTTCCTCAATGGGTCCCCGCAGAACACGCTGGTGCCTGGGGCGCTCGAGCTCGCCCGCCAGCGACGTGTCTTCGTGGGTGGAGACGACTTCAAGTCAGGCCAGACCAAGGTCAAGTCCGTGCTCGTGGACTTCCTTATCGGCTCTGGCCTCAAG GCCATGTCCATTGTGAGCTACAACCACCTGGGCAACAACGACGGGCAGAACCTGTCGGCGCCGCCCCAGTTCCGCTCCAAGGAGGTGTCCAAGAGCAGCGTGGTGGACGACATGGTGCAGAGCAACCCCGTGCTCTACGCGCCCGGCCAGGAGCCCGACCACTGC GTGGTCATCAAGTACGTGCCGTATGTGGGCGACAGCAAGCGGGCACTGGACGAGTACACCTCGGAGCTGATGCTGGGCGGCACCAACACGCTGGTGCTGCACAACACGTGCGAG GACTCCCTCCTGGCCGCGCCCATCATGCTCGACCTGGTGCTGCTGACCGAGCTGTGCCAGCGCGTGAGCTTCTGCACGGACGCCGACCCCGAGCCGCAGGGCTTCCACTCGGTGCTGTCGCTGCTCAGCTTCCTCTTCAAGGCGCCGCTGGTGCCGCCCGGCAGCCCGGTGGTCAATGCGCTCTTCCGCCAGCGCAGCTGCATCGAGAATATCCTCAG ggcctgtgtggggctcccgCCACAGAACCACATGCTTCTGGAACACAAGATGGAGCGCCCCGGCCTCAAGCGAGGGGGGCCTGTGGTCGccacctgccctctgccctgcaaGAAAGGACCAGCGCCAACTGCCCCCAACGGCTGTACGGGGGATGCCAATGGGCACTCTCAGGCTGACGCACCCCAGATGCCCACCACTTAA
- the ISYNA1 gene encoding inositol-3-phosphate synthase 1 isoform X2, with the protein MEATADFVVESPDVVYGPDAIEAQYEYRTTCVSREGSVLKVYPTSTRFTFRTARQVPRLGVMLVGWGGNNGSTLTAAVLANRLRLSWPTRTGRKEANYYGSLTQAGTVSLGLDVDGQEVFVPFSALLPMVAPDDLVFDGWDISSLNLAEAMRRAQLEQIRRDIRDFRSSAGLDKVIVLWTANTERFCEVVPGLNDTAENLLRTIQLGLEVSPSTLFAVASILEGCAFLNGSPQNTLVPGALELARQRRVFVGGDDFKSGQTKVKSVLVDFLIGSGLKAMSIVSYNHLGNNDGQNLSAPPQFRSKEVSKSSVVDDMVQSNPVLYAPGQEPDHCVVIKYVPYVGDSKRALDEYTSELMLGGTNTLVLHNTCEDSLLAAPIMLDLVLLTELCQRVSFCTDADPEPQGFHSVLSLLSFLFKAPLVPPGSPVVNALFRQRSCIENILRACVGLPPQNHMLLEHKMERPGLKRGGPVVATCPLPCKKGPAPTAPNGCTGDANGHSQADAPQMPTT; encoded by the exons ATGGAGGCCACAGCCGATTTCGTGGTCGAGAGCCCCGACGTGGTCTACGGCCCCGACGCCATCGAGGCTCAGTACGAGTACCGGACAACGTGCGTCAGCCGCGAGGGCAGTGTCCTCAAG GTATACCCCACGTCCACGCGCTTCACCTTTCGGACCGCCCGGCAGGTGCCCCGGCTTGGGGTCATGCTCGTCGGCTGGGGCGGGAACAACGGCTCCACGCTCACCGCTGCCGTGCTGGCCAACCGACTGCGCCTGTCCTGGCCCACGCGCACCGGCCGCAAG GAGGCCAACTACTACGGCTCACTGACGCAGGCGGGCACCGTTAGCCTGGGCTTGGACGTCGACGGCCAGGAGGTGTTCGTGCCCTTCAGCGCCCTGCTGCCCATGGTGGCACCCGACGACCTCGTGTTCGACG gctggGACATATCGTCGCTGAACCTGGCTGAGGCGATGCGGCGCGCGCAG CTGGAGCAGATCCGCAGGGACATCCGCGACTTCCGGTCCAGTGCTGGGCTAGACAAAGTCATCGTGCTGTGGACAGCGAACACGGAGCGCTTCTGCGAAGTGGTCCCAGGCCTCAATGACACCGCCGAGAACCTGCTGCGGACCATCCAG CTGGGCCTGGAGGTGTCGCCCTCCACTCTCTTCGCCGTGGCCAGCATCTTGGAGGGCTGCGCCTTCCTCAATGGGTCCCCGCAGAACACGCTGGTGCCTGGGGCGCTCGAGCTCGCCCGCCAGCGACGTGTCTTCGTGGGTGGAGACGACTTCAAGTCAGGCCAGACCAAGGTCAAGTCCGTGCTCGTGGACTTCCTTATCGGCTCTGGCCTCAAG GCCATGTCCATTGTGAGCTACAACCACCTGGGCAACAACGACGGGCAGAACCTGTCGGCGCCGCCCCAGTTCCGCTCCAAGGAGGTGTCCAAGAGCAGCGTGGTGGACGACATGGTGCAGAGCAACCCCGTGCTCTACGCGCCCGGCCAGGAGCCCGACCACTGC GTGGTCATCAAGTACGTGCCGTATGTGGGCGACAGCAAGCGGGCACTGGACGAGTACACCTCGGAGCTGATGCTGGGCGGCACCAACACGCTGGTGCTGCACAACACGTGCGAG GACTCCCTCCTGGCCGCGCCCATCATGCTCGACCTGGTGCTGCTGACCGAGCTGTGCCAGCGCGTGAGCTTCTGCACGGACGCCGACCCCGAGCCGCAGGGCTTCCACTCGGTGCTGTCGCTGCTCAGCTTCCTCTTCAAGGCGCCGCTGGTGCCGCCCGGCAGCCCGGTGGTCAATGCGCTCTTCCGCCAGCGCAGCTGCATCGAGAATATCCTCAG ggcctgtgtggggctcccgCCACAGAACCACATGCTTCTGGAACACAAGATGGAGCGCCCCGGCCTCAAGCGAGGGGGGCCTGTGGTCGccacctgccctctgccctgcaaGAAAGGACCAGCGCCAACTGCCCCCAACGGCTGTACGGGGGATGCCAATGGGCACTCTCAGGCTGACGCACCCCAGATGCCCACCACTTAA